Proteins from one Ananas comosus cultivar F153 linkage group 5, ASM154086v1, whole genome shotgun sequence genomic window:
- the LOC109710941 gene encoding cysteine-rich repeat secretory protein 12-like has translation MTTVQPNMPAAISLLLRLFLLLPLSSTAAAAADSWDSSLVYAGCSAATFPAESAAQLDLDSLLSSLANSAALSPYSSFTSSSVSGLYQCGGDLPLPSCAACVRAAIQRLSSLCPSAAAAAAQLRPCLLRYSNDSSFLGRPDTSLAFRRCGPPSPSSAAADRQAALSALSAPPGAPFRSAAAGAVRGAAQCAGDIGAAQCGDCVAEAVARLTAECGGAGAASGDVYLGKCYARFWPAGEEGSQPSSCAHRRRTRSADLWALFSLVVVVVVVAVSKA, from the coding sequence ATGACGACGGTGCAGCCCAATATGCCGGCAGccatctccctcctcctccggctgttcctcctcctccctctctcctcgacggcggcggcggcggccgacaGCTGGGACTCTTCCTTGGTGTACGCCGGCTGCTCGGCGGCGACGTTCCCTGCGGAGTCGGCCGCCCAGCTCGACCTGGACTCCCTCCTCTCGTCCCTCGCCAACTCCGCCGCCCTCTCCCCCTACTCGTCCTTCACCTCCTCCTCCGTGTCGGGGCTCTACCAGTGCGGCGGCGacctccccctcccctcctGCGCCGCCTGCGTCCGCGCCGCCATCCAGCGCCTCTCCTCCCTctgcccctccgccgccgccgccgccgcccagctCCGCCCCTGCCTCCTCCGCTACTCCAACGACTCCTCCTTCCTCGGCCGCCCCGACACCTCCCTCGCCTTCCGCCGCTGCGggcccccctccccctcctccgccgccgccgaccgccAGGCCGCGCTCTCCGCCCTCTCGGCCCCGCCGGGCGCGCCCttccgctccgccgccgcgggggCCGTGCGCGGGGCGGCGCAGTGCGCGGGCGACATCGGCGCCGCCCAGTGCGGGGACTGCGTCGCCGAGGCCGTCGCGCGCCTCACGGCCGAgtgcggcggcgccggcgccgcgtcCGGGGACGTCTATCTGGGCAAGTGCTACGCCAGGTTTTGGCCCGCGGGGGAAGAGGGGTCTCAACCATCATCCTGCGCTCACCGTCGGAGGACCCGATCCGCGGACCTGTGGGCGCTTTTCTCCCTCGTCgtcgtggtggtggtggtcgcGGTGTCCAAAGCTTAA